Within Alteromonas sp. LMIT006, the genomic segment ACGTCCAATTTTGGAAGGGATTGCCCGTAATGTTGGCAAACATGGTGTCACCGAAGAACAGCTACAAGCGCTCGGACAATGGCCTGAACACAAAGGTACTCAGCCAGTAGAAATCCCTTTTGCCGCCGGACGAGTCATTATGCATGACTTGAGCGGTACCCCCGCGATTGTCGACTTTGCAGCGATGCGTTCTGCGGTGCAGCGCATGGGATTAGATCCTGCAATCATTGAACCCTTAGTCCGTGCGGATTTGGTCATCGACCATACGGTGACGATGGACAACACTGGCAGTCCTGCTTCACTGCGTATCAATGGTGAGCTTGAGGCGGCTCGCAATGTTGAGCGATATTCTTTTTTGAAATGGGGTGCTCAAGCGTTTAAGACCATCCGTATCATTCCTCCGCAAACCGGCATCGTGCATCAGGTCAATCTAGAGTATTTAGCACAAGGTTATTTGGAAATGGACGGTTTAATGATCCCTGATACTTTGATTGGCATGGACAGCCATACGCCCATGGCCAATGCATTGGGCATCGTCGGCTGGGGCGTGGGTGGTATCGAAGCCGGTGCCTCTATGCTGGGTCAACCGATGCAAATGCTTGCTCCAGAGGTTGTGGGTGTGGTGCTCACCGGAGAGCTGCAAGAAGGTGTGACCGCAACGGATTTGGTCTTAACCATCACTGAGATGCTCCGCAAATATCCTGCAGGCGTAGTCGGTAAATTTGTGGAATTTATCGGTGAAGGCTCGGCGAGTCTTTCTTTGCCAGACCGTGCCACCATCGCCAATATGGCACCTGAATACGGGGCGACCATGGGCTTTTTCCCGTTTGATGAAGTCTCCGCTGAATATCTTCGTGCAACCGGTCGTGATGGCGATGTGCCTTTTGCCTTCCACCAGGCACAACAGATGACCTGGACACCTGGGCAACCACTTCCAGAATACACCGATACCCTATATTTGGACTTATCAACTGTTGAGCCTTCGGTAGCAGGCCCCAAAAAGCCACAAGACCGTCATTCGTTATCACAAATCGGTAACGTGTTTGCAGACAACGTATCCGATACCCAGCGCACACCTGAAACCGCCACAGTTACTCCCATGCAGGCCGATGCAGATGGGGTGTTTACTGCGCAAAAAGAGCGTTCCCTAAAAGACGGTGATATTGTCATTGCCGCCATAACCGCCTGTACCAATACATCCAACCCGAGTGTGCTGGTCGCGGCTGGCCTTGTGGCCAAAAAAGCCAACGAATTGGGCATGCAAGTCCCAGCGGGGATCAAAACCTCCCTTGCTCCGGGCTCTCCAGTGGCAACGGACTATTTGACCAAAGCAGGCTTGCAACAGCATCTTGATGCGCTGGGATTCAATACCGCAGGCTATGGTTGTACCACCTGTGTGGGCAATTCAGGGCCTTTAGCGCCTAGCATTGAGCAAGCTTTGCAACAGCATGATATTGTTGCCGCATCGGTGTTATCGGGGAATCGTAATTTTGAAGGTCGAGTGCATCCGGATGTCGATGCGAACTTCTTGATGTCTCCTCCGCTTGTCGTGGCGATGGCGTTAGCCGGAACCGTATTAATCGATCCTACTAAAGATGCCTTAGGCAAAGACGCTCAAGGACATGATGTGTTTTTGCAAGATATTTGGCCATCGAATCAAGAGATCCAAGACACACTCAAACAGTGCCTTGACCCACAGGCGTTTAGACAAACCTATGAAAATGCCCTCTCAGGTCCGGAGACATGGCGTTCCCTAGAAGCCCCTCAAGGTCCAGTATACCAGTGGGATGCGCAATCGACGTATATTCAAGAGATTTCGTTCTTTGATGAATTTTCGCTAGAGGCGCCACACGATGCGCTTTCAAACCTTCACCATGCCCGAATGCTCGTGATGTGTGATGACAACACCACCACCGATCACATCTCGCCGGTGAGCCGCATCAGACCGGACTCGCCTCCGGGAGAGTATCTGATGTCACTTGGGGTCGCGGAAAATGATCTCACGTCACTAGGCGCACGTCGCGGCAATCACCATGTGATGTTGCGTAGTATTTTTGGTAACGTCAAAGCACGTAATTTGATGGTGCCGGGGTCAACGGGGGCCGTGACACACTACCATGAATCGGGACAACCTCGGGAGCAAATGTCGATTTATGATGCGGCCGCCAAATATCACGCTACTAATACACCAACGGTGGTGTTTGGTGGCAAATTATATGGTACCGGTTCATCTCGCGACTGGGCAGCCAAAGGACCTGCACTGTTAGGTGTAAAAGCCATCATTGCCGAAAGCTTTGAGCGTATTCACAAATCAAACTTGGTCGGGATGGGGATTTTGCCGTTGCAACTTCCGGCTGATGTTACTCTCAAATCGCTCAACTTGGATGGCTCAGAAACCTTTGATATTGAAGGCATTGACCAGCTCACGCCAAGGGGCTCGGTCGAGCTCATAATCCATCGGGCTGATGGCTCTAGGCATCAACTGACTTTGAGTTCACGAGTCGATACGTCCTCAGAACTGGAGCAAATTCGACACAAAGGGATCTTGCCGATGGTACTAAGACAAATAGTGAAGGCGAATAGTTAGAGGATCACACCTTTTTTAACGCAAAATCCACCGCCGCCTGAGCATGAATGGCCGTGGTGTCATACAATGGCATCGCGGTATCCGTCGGTTTGACTAACAGCCCGATCTCGGTACAACCTAAGATAACCGCTTGCGCACCTTGTTGAGCTAACTCATCGATAATAGTTCGGTATTGCTGGCGAGAGTCATCGCGGATGCGACCCAAACACAACTCGTTATAAATCACATCATGCACGATGGTTCGTGAGTGTTCACAAGGCGTGACGACCTCAATGCCGTAGTGCTCGGTTAAACGACCTTTATAAAAATCCTTCTCCATCGCAAATCGCGTGCCCAGCAAACCCACTTTGCCGATGTGATCGGCCTGCAACGCGTGAGCGGTGGCATCAGCAATATGCAAAAGCGGCACATCTATGGCATTTTCTACCTGTTCGGCGACATTGTGCATAGTATTGGTGCAAATCAAGACACAATCGGCACCCGCGGT encodes:
- the acnA gene encoding aconitate hydratase AcnA, which translates into the protein MSHSTAFSPAQSVKTLSGTAYSYHSLPATADALGIKLERLPYSLRPILEGIARNVGKHGVTEEQLQALGQWPEHKGTQPVEIPFAAGRVIMHDLSGTPAIVDFAAMRSAVQRMGLDPAIIEPLVRADLVIDHTVTMDNTGSPASLRINGELEAARNVERYSFLKWGAQAFKTIRIIPPQTGIVHQVNLEYLAQGYLEMDGLMIPDTLIGMDSHTPMANALGIVGWGVGGIEAGASMLGQPMQMLAPEVVGVVLTGELQEGVTATDLVLTITEMLRKYPAGVVGKFVEFIGEGSASLSLPDRATIANMAPEYGATMGFFPFDEVSAEYLRATGRDGDVPFAFHQAQQMTWTPGQPLPEYTDTLYLDLSTVEPSVAGPKKPQDRHSLSQIGNVFADNVSDTQRTPETATVTPMQADADGVFTAQKERSLKDGDIVIAAITACTNTSNPSVLVAAGLVAKKANELGMQVPAGIKTSLAPGSPVATDYLTKAGLQQHLDALGFNTAGYGCTTCVGNSGPLAPSIEQALQQHDIVAASVLSGNRNFEGRVHPDVDANFLMSPPLVVAMALAGTVLIDPTKDALGKDAQGHDVFLQDIWPSNQEIQDTLKQCLDPQAFRQTYENALSGPETWRSLEAPQGPVYQWDAQSTYIQEISFFDEFSLEAPHDALSNLHHARMLVMCDDNTTTDHISPVSRIRPDSPPGEYLMSLGVAENDLTSLGARRGNHHVMLRSIFGNVKARNLMVPGSTGAVTHYHESGQPREQMSIYDAAAKYHATNTPTVVFGGKLYGTGSSRDWAAKGPALLGVKAIIAESFERIHKSNLVGMGILPLQLPADVTLKSLNLDGSETFDIEGIDQLTPRGSVELIIHRADGSRHQLTLSSRVDTSSELEQIRHKGILPMVLRQIVKANS
- a CDS encoding aspartate/glutamate racemase family protein, with the translated sequence MRTVGLIGGMSWESTVSYYQAINRGIQARLGGLHSAKIVLESVDFAPIAQMQSDGEWDNAGQVLAESAKTLQTAGADCVLICTNTMHNVAEQVENAIDVPLLHIADATAHALQADHIGKVGLLGTRFAMEKDFYKGRLTEHYGIEVVTPCEHSRTIVHDVIYNELCLGRIRDDSRQQYRTIIDELAQQGAQAVILGCTEIGLLVKPTDTAMPLYDTTAIHAQAAVDFALKKV